Sequence from the Carassius auratus strain Wakin chromosome 32, ASM336829v1, whole genome shotgun sequence genome:
aaaccatcttgttccgtcaaaatcactgtagtgagtcaggagttggaaaacgatcaggatagactattatagcatctatttagcatatcaATTATTTAGAGTTATTTAGATCTTCAAGTTggcgtagatttatctgtatttttagtacagtggtcaggatggtacgtaggtGTGTTGTTGTTTGCAAatgcactgctggactgcatagttttccagcagactttaaaattaggcgccagtggttgcatgcacttggcctggaagaccgcgagttcccgcctagagctgaagtgtgcaaactgcattttacacgggattgcttctccaCCGCAATGGAGGTCGCCCTGAAAAGCGACGCGGTgtgggagttaagaccgcagtttgagccagttgcTCGGATTGATAtgaacagacacctcgacatcctccacttcaggtgaaggtaggggagaaaagtcctctacttcaaatgaacgctctgttgcaaagctacttgcgtcgttacagtcactctccattttagcgtctctgacatcagctgtcaatcaatctgtcactgcgggtctcaggttcacgctgCACTCACTCAGCCCCGCCCTCGGTTCATCCCCTCtctctccgctgtgctctgcccacttttcagcatttttcaaatattgtcagtgggtggagtcaggctctgaccagaggtttagttaccctttaaaaagtgttttctcAACATTgaattttgactggtagtgtattttTACACAAAGCAGTTTcatgccttgatttttttttattttatttttttcgttgCAGGAACCCTGTATGCGGCGTGTGAGCTGATCAAACAGCAGAAGGCAGAGGTGCTGGGCTGCTTGGTGGTGGTTGAACTGAAGTATCTAAATGGATCTGAAAAGCTGCAGTCAACCCCTGTGTTCTCTCTAATACAGTACTGACAGTCTTGTCAATGCTTGTCTGAAATGATGGTTTATGGTTCAGGAAAATTAAGAAATTCTGGTTTGTTTTATAGTAACACTTGACCCTTTGAGATTTTGATGGTCTTAATCCAATCAAGTAACCAGAAACTGAAGAGACAGACTGCACCTGAAATGGCATTCAGCATAGGTGAAATCAATAACTTCACAAAAAGCATGTCCTATATTGTATGTAATTGTCATAATCATGTGACAATCAgtagtgctgcttaatttttttaatacttggcTTCTTGGGATAGTAAAACATTCATTGAACAATTTCAAAAGTTGCCAGAAGTACACACTCTCAGGGACCGTTTTATGAATACACAGAATTCAGTATTACCTTGTCACGTAGCTTTTCCACTTACTGTACAGTAGGAAAAGTAGCTTACAGTTTCTTTGAATATGAAACATATTGCTTGCATGAACttgtttattgtaaattaaatacagTGCACATTGGTTAACTAGATGAACGTGAAGTGCAAGTTAACAAAACTTAGGTTTCTGGGAGCCATACATTGTACTGCATTATACCAATAACCTTTTTACACGTCTACATTTATGAAGAATAATTGTGTTAAGATGCAACAGAAAGTTGCAACACCATACACCGGAAACACAGCAATTAAAAAGTGACTACCCTGaattaaaagtgatttataaGATGCAAAACTGACTGAAGATACAAAATTAAAAAGTCATTGTGTCATCCAAGTGTTAAAATCCAGGTATAATCCATAAAATATTGCACATGGTATTTTCTCAAGTCTCATTTGAATATCCTCAAATACACTCCTCTTCCTTCATCTTTTGGTCCAGTTTGTCCAGCACAATGTTCAGATCCATGGTCTTGTTCAGTTTTAGGTACATATCCTTCCTGATTGGATGTAGAGTTAGCCATGCAGGTGTCAACTCAGCCAACAGGTGAAGATGTTTCTCCATTTCATCTAAATTAGAAGAATGTTAcatagagaaagaaaaaaagcttattaaaataaagccATTGGTCCGATTTTATCAGCACTAACTGTTCTAAAACAttaattagcaaaaataaatgttcagaatATTTGCACATTTTATCAAAAATAGCTAAACAACATGCTATAGTCCCCCCTCAGGTCATCAAATCTGTATGttaatttgtttcataatcaGAGCAAATTTGGAGAAATAGCTTGCTCCCTAATCTTTTCACATTATTACGATGACTTTAATGGGAGGAGcactgtgtgtgcgcgcgcgagaTGTTAAAGTTGCTTTCAATTAAAATCGTGAGGTATCTATGGTCACtaagcagctcactaggtttgagGAGGGAAAACCAACAGGAAACATCTGTACCAACCAGAACTAAGAGGAGATCTGTAGCTGGCGATCATGCGGTTGCAAGCGAGCTCCATGATGAGAGCCGGCTTTTTCTCTGCTACAAATACATTTCGTAGGATCCTGGCCAAATCTGGCAGCCGTGACATCATCAACAGGCGCTCCTCCTGCTGTGGGTTCCTTGTCATAGTAGAGTGCACTTTCTTAGCCTCTTTAGCACGAATCTGAATTAGGGAGAATATATGGATTAGATTCTTGTAAACCCTACAATGTTATGGGGGTAGTTATTGACTCACCCTCTCCAGCAGTGATTGTGAAACCCCTTTAAGGGCACTGGGTGTTTCTGTTGGCTTTGCAACCAATTTTGCAGAGGTCTCTGGTTCCTTAGCAAAGATGGTTTCTGCTGTTTTCAAGGCCATGTTAGCCAAGGCTTTCTCCATCTAGAGAAGATGACAACCCAAAAAAGACAGTTATGTAATGCTCATTTTTGTTTGCGGATCaactttgtttttgaatgaaattcCATTTATATTGAAAAAGGAATCAGTAATGCCCCAAAGACAAGGTTAAAGTGCTCACCTTCGGTGTCATGAGAGCCCGAGCTTTGTCCAACACTTCCTGAGCTGTGGTCAGTTTCTCAGTTTGAGGGGGTTGAGGCAAATCACTTGGCTTGATGTTGGGAACCTCATCCACATTGAATCTCGGATGCCAGCGGGTCAGTTTGTCATCAGGAACGACAATGGGAGGGTTTAGGGAAGCCAGGAACACCTGTGTCCGACATGAGACATGATCAGAATACACCAAAATCATATCTATAACACTTctaggtaataataataaaaagaaaaaacctgtAAAAACCCTGTACTTACCTTGTGGTGTCCCTTAACGATGTTGACCAGATTTTGGTGAAAAATGTGCCTTCTTTCCAAAAGACGAGAGGCTGACAAAACTGGACGAGTACCATTAAATTCTGGGGACAGAAACatgtatgaaataaaattaacctTAGAAGTGGCCCAAACTAAGAGCAGATGTATTATGTATTACTTCTGTATTATGTAATGTCATTGTTCCTGAGCAAGCTCTCATTTCTCACCTTCTTCAATGACTGGCTCTACTGTAAGCTGATAGCTGGACCTTTTTGCAGTGGTACTGAAAGGAGGAATGTTTTTCTCCTGACGAAAAGTATAGGCGGAAGGGTACACACCCTTTATTTGCCCCAGATGGCTCTCTTCAAAACGCCTGCGAAGAAAGCAAAAATATGATTAGCTTTGATAAGACTGCCCACACTATTATCCGGCAGCCTGACTGCCACAAACATTTTAGCATATGGTTTCATTCAGCCTCTTACTTGTGCATCATATCTTGGACCCCTTGCTTGATCTTGGCATAAGTGACCGTCTCAGAGCGGTTGAACAGCATCCCAACTATAGTGTCTGTGCTGCAGAACATCTCCGCTAGTACTTTGTATTGGTAGGGCAGGGTAAGACCAGGTGGCACATCACATGCTAGAGTGTGATAACGCTGATAAGCTGGGAGTTTCTCTCtgaaacaaaaaattaagttaaacTACAGAAGACTAACAACCAGGGCCTAAAAAGAACACTTGCCAAGCACCAAAAGGGAGTTTATGTAACAGTGGTCGTCGCCAGTTGGCCGGTACAACTTTTACGAATTGTAACAAtgcaatgaagaaaaaacaacagcCAGTTTTTAAAGAGTTGCACCATTTTTGAcataagcaaataaaaataatattttccgaAGACCAGATTTTCATGATTAGCTGTTCCGTCAAAGCAAAAGAGCGAATCAAATAATAGGATGCAAACAGAGAGATAACGTCAGAGCATTATTGTGATGGCCAGCTTGTCCCTAAACAAGGTTCTAATAACTTTTACCTGATAAGAGATTACTGCTTCATTTCAGAAGATTAACTTTTCCCGTATTTATTCTCTATGACCAGAGAATGCTGCGACACTGCCGAAACACCACCGCAGTAAATTATAGTTTGAAAGGCTGCGCATTCGGCTGTACGCATACACTGAGCCACTTCAGACAGTGCACCAGGAGCGCTTCAACGGACTAAAAGAAAGACAATTAAGTCTAAATACACAGTTTTGACAAGTTACCTTGTAAATGTAGTCTTAAATTAGTTATAAAGTCTTAAATGACCGTAAAAAGTTGGGAGAAAATCTGATACCTGTCAGATCTACGTAATGTCTATCAGGTTTTAAAGAGCCGGCGCTGATTTTAAAGTGAAACCTGCTGAAATCTGTCATTAATGTatatcaaagaacaaaagaaaaataatcccTTAGACTGTTCTAGTCCCTGATTAACTTGTATAGCTTGAATAAAGATTAAAATTGAGGGAAGATGTAAACAAAGCATTGAGCAAAATTGAGGGAAGATGTAAACAAAGCATTTACGGTCATAATTCATCATCAGTAAATGAGCAATTACTTGACAAACTGTAAACTATGACTTGTGACATTGAAATAAATGCCAAAGCCATTttctaataaaatctaatttatattaGGCAAATCAAGGTTAGCTCAGTAAAAGTATATGGGTCCTATGGCACCATGGGTTCATACTACAGTTAACCCATTTAACCCCACCGGTCACAGTGGTGAccataaaaaaggttttaatttataAAGCTCTAAAAACCTAACTGGCTGATGTTTTAGTGCACTCTCTGCAAATATGGAAAACTTAAAGGATCtcaattaaatatgtgcattttcaCATGATTAGTTcaaattgtcacatgaccaggGCAGTTTATTTCCTGTTTGCACCTTGTGAAGATAACAGCATCGAAGCTCTAAAACGAAGTGCTAGTATGTTAACAAAGATGACAAATATTTGTAGTACACATTATCTTTAAGGTGTCTAGTAATGTATGGATAACacatattttgtttgtgttgagttGTTAGAGAAAATTGCCCTATAACGTTGCAATGACAAAATAttgcactaaattaaaaatatttaatttcaatcaATAGACAAAATTGATGTTGTAATACTGGTAGcactaaaataaaagttatgttataatttaccaaaaaaaaaaaaaaaaaaaagcgtagatatattatatatatatatatatatatatatctgcaggaatctttaaattcagtgcacacattaTCTCACCAGTCACAAATGTGAAAGACCATAAAACCCAATTTTTGTACacacttaaaattaataattattattgattatttcaaaGGGTTGATAATGACATGTTATttggatattttcatgtctgGGAAAATTTGGGGATTAAATGGATTAACTGTTGCTAAAGGTCAGAGGTCGGCGAAGATCGCATTGAGCAGCGTGCAGAGAGATTAAACTTTCAGTTAGTGAAAAAACAAATGGCATTCTCAAAAATTAGGCGGGTCCTAAAAAGATCTTGAATTTAGTTGTAACAAATGTAGAGTCTTAAAATGGAACAAGAGAGTCATTTCAGGAGGTCTTAAATTTGCGGACAGAAAGAGAAGAATTGCGACATGGCTTAATGTGgctattaaacttcaaaaggctacAATTTCATTGAATAAATCGGAGCACTGCACAATTTAAAGTCAGGTGCCGCACTGCTTCGTGTACTGCCATTATAGAAGAAAACCACCATTTCTGCTCACATAAAATGTGTGTGCATTTTCAATAAGCCTGTCTGCTGTTCTGcttcagaccaatgtgaaaatcaACCCATGTTTTTACACAGCAAACACGTCGAGTTGTAAATGTGAACTGGCAATCCATTGTAAAAATCtacactagggctgtcacttttgagaaaaaaaataattcgaacggatatcgaatatcatgcaatgtatttGAATACGAACAACAACATGACAACTTAAACAGCAGCAGGAGTAAGGCATATAGCCTACCCgaattaattttgtaatattgtttgcaagaaacaccaGTCTATCAACTTGATCTGGATTAAGTGCTGCTCTCTTTTCATTTACAATGTTCCCCGCGGTGGAGAACACGCGTTTGGAGCGCACAGACGTGCCTGGCTACTAGCTTTTTTTCGCGTGATTTGGTCATGGGCCTATGCTACAATATGTCTAGAGTACCCTCTACTGGATAAGATGgcaataatagaataaaatagacaaacggtctaatcatagactgaaaaaaaaaaaaaaaaaagcgctacaaatggcattttaaaaaccggatattttatttatagttcgattacggatatttcacgtcatattcgaatatcgaataaaaagtgacagccccAATCTACACCATAAAAGATAGTAGTAGAACGCATTTATATGcaactattataataatttacttaTTGTTTAAATCAATCTACAATTTTGACTACTTTTTCTTTAATGGTTTAAAAGGTTGAAATTAACAAGTTTGCCATTTTATTAAGCTTTCTGATTTTGTGAAAACctgtatctgaactgtaaatcacactttcagtcatttaaattttatttgtgcaggtttTAAAAGTTCCTAAGTTCTTAAATTTCATCTTAAATATCCTGCGGATACACTGGTCTGGCAAGAAAACagcaatttacatttttaggtatACAATTATCCGGATCTCGGTCATAGAGGACGGTTTATTACTGGACCTCAAGCCATTTTGGTTGAAGACCCCTGCTGTAGAACGGGCCACAATGTCGCAATGACCATTAAACGTGTAGCGTTCacatttaaataagtttaatatgatttttaaattatcAGTTTTAATAGTCACTGTAGAcaagtgatcctcaaatctggcttgcgagatccagtttcctgcagagtttagctccgactctaattaaacacacctacctgtgattttctaatgatcctgaagacacggattagcaaactcatgtgtgtttgattagggttagagctaaacttcgcagtaaagtggatctcgcgagccagatttgaggatcactgctgtagACCGTATCACAATTCCGGTTTTCTGTGCCCAAGTGTATCACCtcttaaagtaattaaaataaataattataacttttGTTATAAAATGCaagttatttaaagttttatgaGGTCAGGGTTTCCCTGGGTCTcttatcaaaattaaataaagaattcatttcaaatggttttaaaatgtcCACAAAGTAAAAGTACATACAATCACATGAGATGAGAACTCCAATTTTGAAATCACTTCTGGTAACTGAAAACAATGGCACACTGGCCAGCGAACCTCACCTTTGCTCTGGTTCAGGCTCAGCCTGTGCTTCCGTAACTTTAGCATCCTCTGCATCTCGCTCAGCCTTTCTTAGCCGAACTTTGGCAGAGATCTCCCTGGCAGCATCGAGCCTCGCTCTCAGCTCCGCTAGTGCCGACACAGGGGCAGGTGAGGGGCTCGTCACAGTTTCAGACTGTCCTTTCAGTTTTTGCAGCTTGGACTTCAGTGCCGCCACATCCTCTCTtgtaaatgttttctgaaagaacaAAAGAAACTTGATTAAATGACGAGCTTAAAAACACCAGGAGGTCCTGCACAGGTGTGATGAACCCCATGCATTACCTTGCTCGAGGTTGTCTGCTTGGGCTTATCTCCACTCATTTTGTTTACAGGGGAGCTATTTGCATTATGATTTAAAGTATTTTTGGACTCTTTGCTGGCAGTTTGATGAGGTGCCTGAGGGGTGCTGTTGGCCAAAGGCTTAATGCTCTACATTAAAATAAGACAGACTGGGTTAGCAGTGATTAAATAAAACCAAGCACTCAAATGCATTCAAAGGACAGTGGCTTACACTTGTATTAGTCAGTTAGTCATCTCAAGACTGGTCATAACTTTTTATGAAGTCAGTTACAAAAATATAGATTGGTTTAATTTGAatccaaaaagtaaaacaaattaagACTTGGTTAACTGCTAGTTAGTCAATAGTTCTTAAGACCGTTTTACCATGATGACAGTTTATGCAACTGGCAATAGTTGTATAAACAGTAACGTTACACTAAAAGTTAGCACCAAATAAACATTCAACACATCAAGGAGGGGAAAATTATCTGAGAAATAGTGGGGGGAAATTTACTTCTTAATTATTCATCTGCAAAACTCAAATCTTTACACAAtaaattgtaaacaaatattcGACTGAATAAAATGgcaagtgaaaataaataagaaatatatggttgaatgaataaaaaataatttattgtggGTTTCTAAATCTGGAATAATCGAGGGAAAAATGCGATGTTACGTTCTAAAGCAAATTAGTAAATCCATTATGTTAAAAGTaccacatatttatttttatgtaacgTTACGTGCGCGTTCTGTGGATGTCTCTGGCAGTTGCGTGGTTTTGGCGTTTTAGCATGTCAAATACAGGTTACATTAAAATGAACGCAATAAAGCGTCCTGTCACCATTATGTGATGCGTAAGTTACCTGTTCTTCGTCGTAATTTCTGATCAGATCGAGCCTCTTCCTCGCCGTCTTGTGAACCGCGCGCTCCTTTGGTGCACTGACCCTCGGGCGCTTCTTGGCGCTGATGTGCTGCTCGGTTGTGGACGGGAACAGCACCGAACACACATCGAACTCAGCAGAGGACCGTTTAGGAGTTCGGGGACTCGCCGTAAAACCCTCGTTACTTACATCTCGCAAGTCAGTCGCGGTATCCGCTGTTTGTGCCGATAAAGCCTCGTCGATAACTCGGAGGAACTCCTGCTGGACATGTTTCTGCGGCTCTGGTGTTGCGAGATCACGCGTCGTTTTACGCGAAGAACGTTCAGCTCTGGACGACGTCTTTGGTTTTGTGATCACTGCTGACCCTACAACGTCTACTGACACTTTTTGTCGCTTGGAACGTGAAGACCGAGCAACACCACCCTTTTTACTCTGTGCAAAATAATCTGTAACCCGAGCTTGAGCCATTTTCTCGGTATGAATGAAGTCCATGCACTTCTCGATGATGTGCAGTAACCAATTGTTGTGATCCCACCGTGACCGGAACTTCCCTTTTAGGGTCTTCTTAAACTAATTTTCGCGCGAAACGGACCACGTGACTTATGTAGGCAGAGCTTGGATTTAACCACGCCCCTCAACCCGCTGATCAAGCCCGCATgcatgttaaaacaaaaacatgctaattacattaacagtaaaacattaaaaatcttacaaatTTATACACATTCTTCTGTATATGCTCACTGCTTTTACATGCATTTTACCTTCAGGCTGAAAAATCTTTATCTACTCAGCTTCAGAAAGAGTGGATTAAATGTAAAGACAGACATGAAAAAATAATATCTAAATGTTCTTAGAAGATTGAAGAGTTTATTTACCctttagataatatatatattataagtatCATTTTGGATTTGtcagtcttttcaaaataagaaATAGGAGAATATGAAGCTCATATCTGAGGAGGGGAAAAACACCTCAATTTTATGCAGTTTGGTGATGTCGATATGGCCAAAAATAAGATGAGATTCTGACAACTTGCAATGTAGATCAATGAGATCTTAATAACCGTATTGCTGACTTCTTACATACAATAAATATCAGTTATCACTCAATATCTCCCAGCAATGTCTTTGTAGGatgatatataaaaacaaaaagtttaaaataaactttcatacagtcaagtcaagtcgagtcaaaatgtatttatgtgctagcagtttacagtattaaataggaaaatagtgtgtcaataatgcaaaatgacaatagtaaacactccaTTTTCAGCTGAAAGCAGTTCATCAGAGCAAAGCTTAAAACACACAATGTCTTAAATGTTCAATAAATATGTACTGAAAAGGGTTATGTACCAGTATATCAATGCACATACCATACGGTTTAGATCATCAGTACTGGATTTTACTgacaatacaaacataataaTGAGTTTAAGGAATGGCCAGTAATACTATATATGACCAAATTAAGCCTAGCTGTATGTTATTGTAAAATGGTGACTTGGTGAGATTATAGAAATGCCAAAAGCCTATATAAGCATAAGTAAATTAAAGAAACTTTAGcctattatttaatacaaaaatgtaaaataataataataataaacatttctgcAATATTATACCAAACAAGACTGCTCACAGTTATTGAAAGGCTAGAACATTATTACACTCTTAGCATATATTAATTTGGCAGGCACGTTTTTCCAAAGTGACTTCAAGCGTATAGATTTTATTAAAGCGCCATGTTCTACTTTTAGTAATTATTTAGTTGTAAGTAATTAAGATGATCAGATGACAAAAATTATgacggggaaaaaaaaaaaaggcaaacttGAA
This genomic interval carries:
- the LOC113051292 gene encoding DNA replication factor Cdt1-like isoform X2, which gives rise to MDFIHTEKMAQARVTDYFAQSKKGGVARSSRSKRQKVSVDVVGSAVITKPKTSSRAERSSRKTTRDLATPEPQKHVQQEFLRVIDEALSAQTADTATDLRDVSNEGFTASPRTPKRSSAEFDVCSVLFPSTTEQHISAKKRPRVSAPKERAVHKTARKRLDLIRNYDEEQKTFTREDVAALKSKLQKLKGQSETVTSPSPAPVSALAELRARLDAAREISAKVRLRKAERDAEDAKVTEAQAEPEPEQREKLPAYQRYHTLACDVPPGLTLPYQYKVLAEMFCSTDTIVGMLFNRSETVTYAKIKQGVQDMMHKRFEESHLGQIKGVYPSAYTFRQEKNIPPFSTTAKRSSYQLTVEPVIEEEFNGTRPVLSASRLLERRHIFHQNLVNIVKGHHKVFLASLNPPIVVPDDKLTRWHPRFNVDEVPNIKPSDLPQPPQTEKLTTAQEVLDKARALMTPKMEKALANMALKTAETIFAKEPETSAKLVAKPTETPSALKGVSQSLLERIRAKEAKKVHSTMTRNPQQEERLLMMSRLPDLARILRNVFVAEKKPALIMELACNRMIASYRSPLSSDEMEKHLHLLAELTPAWLTLHPIRKDMYLKLNKTMDLNIVLDKLDQKMKEEECI
- the LOC113051292 gene encoding DNA replication factor Cdt1-like isoform X1; the encoded protein is MDFIHTEKMAQARVTDYFAQSKKGGVARSSRSKRQKVSVDVVGSAVITKPKTSSRAERSSRKTTRDLATPEPQKHVQQEFLRVIDEALSAQTADTATDLRDVSNEGFTASPRTPKRSSAEFDVCSVLFPSTTEQHISAKKRPRVSAPKERAVHKTARKRLDLIRNYDEEQSIKPLANSTPQAPHQTASKESKNTLNHNANSSPVNKMSGDKPKQTTSSKKTFTREDVAALKSKLQKLKGQSETVTSPSPAPVSALAELRARLDAAREISAKVRLRKAERDAEDAKVTEAQAEPEPEQREKLPAYQRYHTLACDVPPGLTLPYQYKVLAEMFCSTDTIVGMLFNRSETVTYAKIKQGVQDMMHKRFEESHLGQIKGVYPSAYTFRQEKNIPPFSTTAKRSSYQLTVEPVIEEEFNGTRPVLSASRLLERRHIFHQNLVNIVKGHHKVFLASLNPPIVVPDDKLTRWHPRFNVDEVPNIKPSDLPQPPQTEKLTTAQEVLDKARALMTPKMEKALANMALKTAETIFAKEPETSAKLVAKPTETPSALKGVSQSLLERIRAKEAKKVHSTMTRNPQQEERLLMMSRLPDLARILRNVFVAEKKPALIMELACNRMIASYRSPLSSDEMEKHLHLLAELTPAWLTLHPIRKDMYLKLNKTMDLNIVLDKLDQKMKEEECI